The nucleotide sequence GAGCTTTTGGTTTGTCATTGTTCTGCCAGTGCTTTTTGATAAAACGGTCCCGGCCGGATCCAAAACGGTACATCTTGTAGCGCAGGGGGTTTTTTTCGTGATAATCCTGGTGATAATCTTCGGCAGCGTAAAATGTGGTATAGGGCCGGATCTCGGTGGCAATGGGGGCCTGAAACCGGCCGGAGGCCTCAAGTGCCGCTTTTGCGGCTTCTGCCCGGTTTTTCTGGTCATCTGAATGAAAAAAGATCACGGACCTGTACTGGGGCCCCCGGTCGGCAAACGAGCCGCCGGCGTCTGTGGGGTCGATCTGGTGCCAGTAGACATCAAGCAGCTGGTCATAGCTGATCAGCGCCGGGTCATAGGTGATCTGCACGGCTTCCACGTGCCGGGTTGCACCCGAGCTGACCTGTTCGTATGTGGGATTTTCCCGGCTGCCCCCGGCGTATCCGGAAACCACGGAACCCACCCCTTCGAGATTTTCAAAGGGCGGGACCATACACCAGAAACAGCCACCGGCAAAGGTTGCAATGCGCGTTTTTGCGGATTGATCCGTTGTGTTCATTGCATGGGACTCCTTTTGTTGCGATATCAGGAAACCGGTGACAAAACCCGCAGCAGCCGTGATCACCAGCAGGCAGGTCAGTATTTGTTTTTTTGTTTTCATCAGCGGTTTTCCTTTTCCGTTTCGCCCAAAAATCCGTACTCTGGATCAATAAGATAATACGGATGCAGCATCCGGCAATCTATGGTTTGAAATTTTTGGCCTGAATTGATATCTGAAAAGGAAAACAAAGGGCGGGACAATGGCAGAAAAAAAGACAGCAGCAGATTGTATCGTGTTTCCCCTGGATCTGCCCACCGTGGCCGAGGCAGCCGAATATGCCCGGCAGCTTTCGGGCAGGGTGGGAATGTTTAAAATCGGCCTGGAGCTGTTTATCTCAGGCCGGGGGCAAATCATTGAGACCATCCGTGAAAGCGGGGATTCGGCCATCTTTCTGGATTTGAAGCTCCACGACATTCCGGCCACAGTGGGCCGGGCCATGGAGCGCATTGCCGCATGGGACGGGGTGGTGTTTGCCACGGTGCATTGCGGGGAATCTCCGGCCATGCTCAAAGCCGCGGTACGCGGCAGCAGCGGCCGGGTGGGCGTTCTGGGGGTAACGGTTTTGACAAGTGTTTCCGGAAAGGATTTGCAAAAGGCCGGGTTTGATCCGGTTTATGCCGATGATCCCGGCGCCCTTGTTATGAAGCGCGCGCAGATGGTCAGGGATGCCGGATGCGCCGGAGTTGTCTGCTCGGGCCACGAGGCCGCAGCCATCAAGGCCGAATTCGGCAGCGATTTTGTTACCATGGTGCCGGGTATCCGGCCGGCCGGCTCGGTTGGAAAAGACGATCAAAAGCGCGTGGTCACCCCGGGGCAGGCAGTTCAAAACGGGGCGGATTACCTGGTCATCGGCCGGCCCATCCGGGATGCGGATGATCCCGGGAAAGCCGCGGAACAAATCGCCGCTGAAATCCGGGAAGCCGCGGGCGGCGGCCTGGCCTGAGCACTGGTCAGGCAGCGGTAACGCCCGGGCTTAAATGCCGAAAAACAGCCGCTTGAAAACCAGTGCCAGTATCACCGCGGCCACGATGAGCACCATGATGAGCTGGTCAGGGGAAAAGCTTTTCATGGCCTGTTTTGCTCTGCCTCCTGGCGGCACGTTACTCGTTGTCGAGAGCAAATGCCGTGTGAAGGGCCCGCACGGCCAGTTCCGTGTATTTTTCCTCGATCACGCAGGAAATCCGGATTTCCGAGGTGGAGATCATCAGGATGTTGATGTTTTCCGCAGACAGGGTGGCAAACATTTTCGAGGCCACCCCGGAGTGGCTGCGCATGCCTACCCCGATCACCGAAACCTTGGCGATATCCTCGTCTCCGAGCACTTCCTCGGCCCCGATTTCTCCGGCCACCTTTTTTTCGATCTCCATGGCTGCGCCAAAGTCGGATTTGGGAACCGTAAAGGTCAGATCGGTCATGTGGCTCAAACGGGTGTTCTGGATGATCATGTCCACACCGATGCCGGCTTCGGCAATGGGGGCCAGGATCTTTGAGGCAATGCCCGGCTTGTCAGGCACCTTGCGCAGGGTTATGCGTGCCTCGTTCTTGTTGTGGGTAACCCCGGAGACCACGACCTTTTCCATATTGGCATCTTCATGAACCACCATGGTTCCTTCCTCCTCGTTAAACGATGACCTGACGTGCAGGGGCACGTTGTATTTTTTGGCAAACTCCACGGACCGGATCTGGAGGACCTTGGCCCCCAGGCTGGCCATCTCCAGCATTTCGTCGTAGGCGATGCGCGACAGCTTGCGCGCTTTGGCGCAGATGTTGGGATCAGCCGTGTAAATGCCGTCCACATCCGTGTAGATCTCGCACTGGTCGGCGTTTAAGGCCGCGGCCACGGCAACCGCAGACGTATCCGACCCGCCGCGGCCCAGGGTGGTGATATCGCCCTGTGCGTCCACACCCTGAAATCCCGCCACCACCACGATGTTGCCCTGCCCCAGCAGATCCCTGATGCGGCGGGCACCGATTTCCTGAATCCGGGCGCGGTTGTAGCTGCTGTCGGTGAGGATTTCAGCCTGGTGGCCCAGCATGGAGCGGGCCTTGTATCCCATGGCCTGAAGCGTCATGGCCATCAGCGACACCGTGGTCTGCTCGCCTGTGGCCAGAAGCACGTCCATTTCCCGGCAGTCCGGGGTGCCGCAGATATTGCCGGCCATGGATATCAACTGATCGGTGACCCCGCTCATGGCAGACAGAATCACCACAACGTCGTTTCCCGCATCCCGGGTTCGAACCACGCGTTTGGCCACGTTTCGGATCCGGTCCAGATCGCCCACCGATGTTCCGCCGTATTTTTGCACTATCAACGCCATATCGCGTTATCCTCGCAGAAATTGAAAGTCCTTTGTTTTTTGTAAGGCTCCTACCAGATTTGGGGCATCCGGTCCATAAAAATCCAGGGCAAATCCCCGCCGGTCATTTCCACAGACCCGGATCCGGATGAAGATATCCGGCCTGAGATCGGCAAAGTCCAGGCGCTCAGCCCATTCCACGGCCACCACGTTTGAACCCTCAAATATGTCGTCAAAACCCAGGTCCTCGAGATCCCCGCCGCCGTCAATGCGGTAGAGATCCACGTGAAACAGCCGGCGGTCCCCCGGATATTCATTGATCAGTGTGTATGTGGGACTGGTGACAGCCGTGCGCTCATCCACCCCCAGGCCCCGGGCCAGGCCCTGGACAAAAACGGTCTTGCCCGCCCCGAGATCTCCGCCAAGACCGATCACGCAGGGTCGCTGGCGATTCTGCTGCCGGATGCAGGCGCCCAGGGCCGCGGCCAGGTCAAAGCTTTGGGCATGGCTTTGGGTGGTTGTCTTTAATACGGCCCGGGGTTCGGGAAAATCTTTTGGCCGATCAGAGCAGGGGCCGGCAGTCATGGGCCATGTCCGTAAATGCGCCGGAATCAATTGCGCCAAAGGTTTCCGGCAGATGATCCATCACATCCCCGGCCATGTACCCGACTGGTCCCCGGTTTTTGGCCAGCAGGTCTGCGGCGGCGCCGTGCAGATAAACCCCGAGATGGCAGGCGGCATCAGCTGCCACCCCCTGGGCGGTAAACCCGGCGATCATGCCGGTTAATACATCACCCATGCCGCCGGAGGCCATACCCGGGTTACCCGTGGTATTTACGAAAACCCGACCGTCAGGGTGGGCGATCACGGTTCGTGCACCCTTGAGCACCAGGAGCACCCCTTGGGCTTTTGCAAAGTTTCGGGCGGCGCTCACCCGGTCGGCCTGGATTTCCGCCGTGGAAGTTTTCGCCAGCCGGGCCATTTCCCCGGGATGCGGCGTAAGAATGATTTCGGCGCGTTTGTTTTTCAGCACCCCCAGGCACCCGGCCAGGTTGTTTAATCCGTCTGCATCCACAACCACTGGAACAGGGCTGTTTTCGATCAGAGCGCACACCAGTTCCCGGGTGGTGTCTGCCGTGCCCATACCCGGGCCCAGGGCCAGGCAGGATTTGTCTGAAAGCATGGAAACAATGGGTTCCAGACTGTCTTTGCCCAGAGTTCCGCCCCGGGCTTCTGCCAGGGGGCGGGTCATGGTTTCCAGGCCCCGGCTCTCCACGATGGTGTTGATGCTTTCAGGCACGGCCAGGGTCACCAGGCCCGCGCCGGCGCGCATGGCCGCAGTGGCGGCCATGACAGCAGCCCCGGATTTGCCGGTGCTGCCGGCGGCCACCAGCACGTGGCCGGTCTGGCCCTTGTGGCTCTGTTGGTCCCGGGCCGGCAGCCGTGAGCGGATCCACCCGGAGGTGAGCACCTGGTGCCGGGGGTTTGCTGCCCGGACAATGTGGGGGGGGATGCCAATGTCGATGATGAAAAGTTTTCCAGTGTATCGGGCTCCTGGCAGCAGCATATGGCCCAGCTTGGCAAATGCAAACGTGGCCGTGGCATCGGCTTTTACACAGATGCCGCAGGGCTGGCCGGTTTCGGTGTGCAGGCCCGAGGCAATGTCTACACAAAATACCGGTGCGGATACCTGGTTGATGAAATCAATGATGTCTCTGAAATACCCCTTTACCTCGGAATCCAGACCTGTGCCCAAAATCGCATCAACTATCAGATGACATTGCGCGATTTCCTCTTTGTACCGGCTGAAGGTGAGGTCATCGGGCATTTCCGTGACCGGTATGCCAAGGGTCTCAAGGTGTTTGAAGTTGGCGGCCGCATCCCCCCTGAGCCGGTCCCGGGAGGCCAGCAGGTACACGGCTGCGTCCACGCCGTGCTGGGCAAGGTAGCGGGCGATCACGAACCCGTCTCCGCCGTTGTTGCCTTTTCCGGCAATAACGGCCACCCTGCGGCTGTAGATTTCCGGCCAGGTGTCAAAAATGGCGCGCACCGCGCCACGGCCGGCGTTTTCCATGAGGACCCGGCCGGGCAGGCCGAAGGTTTCAATGGTTTGCCGGTCCATCTCCCGCATTTCATCGGCTGTCAGGATATACATCACAGCTCCTTGATCAGGTTGCGCATTTCCCGAACGGCCTTTTCCATGCCCGCCAGGGCGGCCCTGGAGACAATGGAATGGCCGATGCTGAATTCGTCAATGATCCGGGTGCCGGCAAACCACCCGATGGTGTTATAGCAAAGCCCGTGGCCGGCATTGACCCCCAGGCCCAGTTCATGGGCCAGGTGTGCGGCATCTGTTATGGCGGAAAACTGGGCCTTTTTATCCCCCGGATCAGAGGCCTCGCAGAATGCGCCGGTGTGGATTTCCACCATGTCCGCGCCGGTATCAGCTGAAGCGCGGATTTGTATGGCATCCGGGTCGATAAACAGGCTTACCGGGACGGCCGCGCTGTGCAGGGATTCAACGGCTTTTTGGGTGACCTCTGCCAGGCCGCGCACGTCCAGGCCCCCTTCGGTGGTCAGCTCGGTTCGCTTTTCCGGCACCAGGGTCACCAGATCGGGCCTGAGGTCTGCGGCAATGGAGATCATTTCATCTGTGGCCGCCATTTCAAGGATGAGTCGCGATTGCACGGTTTTTCGCAGCAAATATACGTCCCGGTCCTGGATGTGGCGCCGGTCTTCGCGAAGATGTACCACAATACCGTCAGCCCCTCCGAGTTCGGCCAGCAAGGCCGCGTGAACCGGGTCCGGGTAAGCGGTTGCACCGCCCCTTGCCTGGCGCAGGGTTGCAATGTGATCCACGTTGACTGCCAGTCCGGCCATGGTTTTTTCCTTTCTTTCTCCTTGTTGCTGTTCTGTTGTGTCCATCTTCTCAGACCGGGGCGATCATCTGTCCCGGGTTTTCCGGCAGATTGGTTTTTTTTAAATGATCTGTCAGCACCCGGCTTTTTTCCGCCATCTGCCGGGCGTCTGCATCATTGGTTTCATGGTCGTATCCCAGAAGATGCAAAATACCATGAATGAGCAGTTCGGTAAACCGCTCGGCCACAGGGTATCCCGCATCCACTGCCTCTTTTTCCGCGGTCTGAAGAGAGATGATCACGTCTCCGAGCAGCTCGGGCTGCACTTCCGGAAATTCCGGATCTCCCATGGGAAAGGCGATCACGTTGGTGGGTCCGGATCGTTTGAGGTATTGGCGGTTGATCTCTGCGATGTGCTCATCGTCTGTGACCACAAGGGAGAGTTCAGCTTCAGCCTTGTCCAAGGCGTTTAAGAGTTCCCGGGCGGTCGTCTGTATTTGATCCATTGATATTTTGTAAAGAGTCTGGTTGTTTGTGATCAGAACGGCCATTTTTTTCCTTTGCACTGCCTGGGGTTGGCTTTTCCGGGTAATCGATTCTGTGATGATAGATCCCGGTCAAAATTTTCATGAAGCTTTTGGCGATATGGTGCAGGTCCTTTAATGTCAGGGGGCATTCATCGAGCTGGTTGTCTGAAAAGGTCTTGTTGATCAGCTGCTGCACCAGGCCCTGGATGCGCGAGGCAGTGGGATGTTCAACGGTTCGCGCGGCCGCCTCCACCTGGTCGGCCAGCATGACCAGCGCGGTTTCCTTGGTCTGGGGTTTGGGGCCCGGGTAGCGGAAGTTGTCAATGTTGACCGGCTGGTCTTTTTTCTGTTTTTTGGCTTTTTCGTAAAAATAGCTGATCAGGCTGGTGCCGTGGTGCTGGCGGATGGCGTCAATGATTTCCTGGCCCAGCTTGTTTGCCCGGGCCAGTTCCACGCCGTTTTTCACGTGCGAGATCAGAATCAGGCACGACATGGACGGGGCCAGCTTGTTGTGGATGTTTTTGCCCTCGCTCTGGTTTTCAATAAAGTGAAGGGGGTTTTTGAGCTTTCCGATATCGTGGTAGTATCCGCAAACTTTTGCCAGAAGGGGGTTGGCGCCGATCTCAGAGGCTGCTGCCTCCACCAGGGAACCCACGATAACGCTGTGGTGATAGGTGCCGGGTGCCTCTAACATCAGCCGGCGCATCAGGGGCTGATCCAGGTTGGACAGCTCCAGAAGCGTGCTGTCTGTGGTAAAGCCGAATCCCATTTCCACCAGCGGGGCCACCCCGATGGTGACAATGCTTGCGCTGATGCCGCCGATAAAGGCAAATGTCCAGTCCCAGAAAATTTCCGGCACTCCGAGGTTGAGGCTGTAGATATTGATAATGGCCACCAGCGCCATGTTAAACAGACCCAGCTTGGCCCCTGTTTTGATCAAATCCCTGCGGTGTCGGCAGTGGCGCGACCAGTAGGCGCCCATCACGCTGTTTATCAGAAAATACAGGCTCATGAGATAGGCGTTTTCAAACAGCAGGCCCGTGAGCAGGGCCGTAACAACGGCAAGGGGAAATGCCACGGAAAAACCCATGAACTGGCAGATGATCATGGCCCCGGCCGCCAGGGGAATGCCGTAGAACATGCAGGAGGCGTTCAGGGAATATGTCATTTCCTCTGACAGGGACACGGCCAGGGAAACCGAAACCTGTGCGATCAGAAAGGCGCTGACCATGACCGCGGCCAGAAACAAAAGCCGGCCTGAGGGGTTGTGGGCTATTTCCGGGCGGTGGCGCAGATGGATGAGATAGGTGACCATCAGCAGGACAAAAATGATCAATCCGGTGCCCAGGGCCTTTCCCAGAAGTTTCTTTTTTCCCCCCTGGTGCGCTATGGCCTGGAGCTTGAGCATGTCGGTTTCTGAGATGCGCTCGCCTTCCCGCAGAATCATTTCGCCCTTCTTAATCTGGTACATGATGGGCTTGATGGATTTTTCCGCGGCATCACGCCGTTTTTCGGTCTCGCTTTTGTTTAAAGTGATATTGGGCTGCACCAGGCGCTGGGTAAAGTCCACGATCAGGTTGACGAGGTTGTATTCCATGCCCTTTAGCATGGGATCGCCGATGATGCGCACCATGGTCTTGGCCTGGTCCAGGCTGTAGAACTGCCGCAGGTTGGTAATGTGGCGCTCGTTTCCGCTTCCCACGGTTTTTAAGACAATGCCCCGGTCGTTTTCCCGCAGCAGCAGTTCCTTGTTGGACACCACCCCGTTTGTCAGCACCTCGGTGAGAATGCGGTTTATCAGCTCGGGGATTTTTGGGGAGAACTTTTCGTTGAACAGGATGCTGTATGCGCCGTTGCTGATGGAAATGCCCAGGGTTTTTTCAAATTCCTGCTTTTTCTCCCACACCTGGTTGCGCAGGTTTAGCTTCCGGGTGTTTTCCACAGCCTCTGAAACCGGCACCCCTTCCTGTTGGCCAAGGGCGGGGGGTTGTTCAAAAACCGCCCGGGGGGTGGCAAAGGCCATGTTAACGCGGTTTTTTAACTGATCGATCAGGGAAACATCATGGTCGTATACCGTAAGCACCCGGTCGCGGCTTTCCTGCTGCTTTTTGCGGGTGGCCCGCCCGTCTTCAATAAAAACGTCCCTGGCGGCCTTGATGTTTTCA is from Desulfosalsimonas propionicica and encodes:
- the ybeY gene encoding rRNA maturation RNase YbeY — protein: MAVLITNNQTLYKISMDQIQTTARELLNALDKAEAELSLVVTDDEHIAEINRQYLKRSGPTNVIAFPMGDPEFPEVQPELLGDVIISLQTAEKEAVDAGYPVAERFTELLIHGILHLLGYDHETNDADARQMAEKSRVLTDHLKKTNLPENPGQMIAPV
- a CDS encoding pyridoxine 5'-phosphate synthase, with the translated sequence MAGLAVNVDHIATLRQARGGATAYPDPVHAALLAELGGADGIVVHLREDRRHIQDRDVYLLRKTVQSRLILEMAATDEMISIAADLRPDLVTLVPEKRTELTTEGGLDVRGLAEVTQKAVESLHSAAVPVSLFIDPDAIQIRASADTGADMVEIHTGAFCEASDPGDKKAQFSAITDAAHLAHELGLGVNAGHGLCYNTIGWFAGTRIIDEFSIGHSIVSRAALAGMEKAVREMRNLIKEL
- the pyrF gene encoding orotidine-5'-phosphate decarboxylase gives rise to the protein MAEKKTAADCIVFPLDLPTVAEAAEYARQLSGRVGMFKIGLELFISGRGQIIETIRESGDSAIFLDLKLHDIPATVGRAMERIAAWDGVVFATVHCGESPAMLKAAVRGSSGRVGVLGVTVLTSVSGKDLQKAGFDPVYADDPGALVMKRAQMVRDAGCAGVVCSGHEAAAIKAEFGSDFVTMVPGIRPAGSVGKDDQKRVVTPGQAVQNGADYLVIGRPIRDADDPGKAAEQIAAEIREAAGGGLA
- a CDS encoding aspartate kinase — encoded protein: MALIVQKYGGTSVGDLDRIRNVAKRVVRTRDAGNDVVVILSAMSGVTDQLISMAGNICGTPDCREMDVLLATGEQTTVSLMAMTLQAMGYKARSMLGHQAEILTDSSYNRARIQEIGARRIRDLLGQGNIVVVAGFQGVDAQGDITTLGRGGSDTSAVAVAAALNADQCEIYTDVDGIYTADPNICAKARKLSRIAYDEMLEMASLGAKVLQIRSVEFAKKYNVPLHVRSSFNEEEGTMVVHEDANMEKVVVSGVTHNKNEARITLRKVPDKPGIASKILAPIAEAGIGVDMIIQNTRLSHMTDLTFTVPKSDFGAAMEIEKKVAGEIGAEEVLGDEDIAKVSVIGVGMRSHSGVASKMFATLSAENINILMISTSEIRISCVIEEKYTELAVRALHTAFALDNE
- the tsaE gene encoding tRNA (adenosine(37)-N6)-threonylcarbamoyltransferase complex ATPase subunit type 1 TsaE; translation: MTAGPCSDRPKDFPEPRAVLKTTTQSHAQSFDLAAALGACIRQQNRQRPCVIGLGGDLGAGKTVFVQGLARGLGVDERTAVTSPTYTLINEYPGDRRLFHVDLYRIDGGGDLEDLGFDDIFEGSNVVAVEWAERLDFADLRPDIFIRIRVCGNDRRGFALDFYGPDAPNLVGALQKTKDFQFLRG
- a CDS encoding HD family phosphohydrolase produces the protein MNIFQRTDISVKKPNLTAWIVIGILAAATLVSTLIFYPKLIVIQTPYQVGDIADENIKAARDVFIEDGRATRKKQQESRDRVLTVYDHDVSLIDQLKNRVNMAFATPRAVFEQPPALGQQEGVPVSEAVENTRKLNLRNQVWEKKQEFEKTLGISISNGAYSILFNEKFSPKIPELINRILTEVLTNGVVSNKELLLRENDRGIVLKTVGSGNERHITNLRQFYSLDQAKTMVRIIGDPMLKGMEYNLVNLIVDFTQRLVQPNITLNKSETEKRRDAAEKSIKPIMYQIKKGEMILREGERISETDMLKLQAIAHQGGKKKLLGKALGTGLIIFVLLMVTYLIHLRHRPEIAHNPSGRLLFLAAVMVSAFLIAQVSVSLAVSLSEEMTYSLNASCMFYGIPLAAGAMIICQFMGFSVAFPLAVVTALLTGLLFENAYLMSLYFLINSVMGAYWSRHCRHRRDLIKTGAKLGLFNMALVAIINIYSLNLGVPEIFWDWTFAFIGGISASIVTIGVAPLVEMGFGFTTDSTLLELSNLDQPLMRRLMLEAPGTYHHSVIVGSLVEAAASEIGANPLLAKVCGYYHDIGKLKNPLHFIENQSEGKNIHNKLAPSMSCLILISHVKNGVELARANKLGQEIIDAIRQHHGTSLISYFYEKAKKQKKDQPVNIDNFRYPGPKPQTKETALVMLADQVEAAARTVEHPTASRIQGLVQQLINKTFSDNQLDECPLTLKDLHHIAKSFMKILTGIYHHRIDYPEKPTPGSAKEKNGRSDHKQPDSLQNINGSNTDDRPGTLKRLGQG
- a CDS encoding NAD(P)H-hydrate dehydratase; the encoded protein is MYILTADEMREMDRQTIETFGLPGRVLMENAGRGAVRAIFDTWPEIYSRRVAVIAGKGNNGGDGFVIARYLAQHGVDAAVYLLASRDRLRGDAAANFKHLETLGIPVTEMPDDLTFSRYKEEIAQCHLIVDAILGTGLDSEVKGYFRDIIDFINQVSAPVFCVDIASGLHTETGQPCGICVKADATATFAFAKLGHMLLPGARYTGKLFIIDIGIPPHIVRAANPRHQVLTSGWIRSRLPARDQQSHKGQTGHVLVAAGSTGKSGAAVMAATAAMRAGAGLVTLAVPESINTIVESRGLETMTRPLAEARGGTLGKDSLEPIVSMLSDKSCLALGPGMGTADTTRELVCALIENSPVPVVVDADGLNNLAGCLGVLKNKRAEIILTPHPGEMARLAKTSTAEIQADRVSAARNFAKAQGVLLVLKGARTVIAHPDGRVFVNTTGNPGMASGGMGDVLTGMIAGFTAQGVAADAACHLGVYLHGAAADLLAKNRGPVGYMAGDVMDHLPETFGAIDSGAFTDMAHDCRPLL
- the msrB gene encoding peptide-methionine (R)-S-oxide reductase MsrB, whose amino-acid sequence is MKTKKQILTCLLVITAAAGFVTGFLISQQKESHAMNTTDQSAKTRIATFAGGCFWCMVPPFENLEGVGSVVSGYAGGSRENPTYEQVSSGATRHVEAVQITYDPALISYDQLLDVYWHQIDPTDAGGSFADRGPQYRSVIFFHSDDQKNRAEAAKAALEASGRFQAPIATEIRPYTTFYAAEDYHQDYHEKNPLRYKMYRFGSGRDRFIKKHWQNNDKPKAHEPDDTTSGTSWNRPPDEEIQNRLSKLQYHVTQENGTERPFDNAYWDNSEAGLYVDIVSGEPLFASTDKFKSGTGWPSFTRPIAPDAVVEKADVSLFMTRTEVRSRIADSHLGHVFDDGPPPTGKRYCMNSAAMRFIPAHRLGAEGYGEYEKLFPEDQTEKTSAAGGNS